A window of Micromonospora sp. WMMC415 genomic DNA:
ACCGCCGTCCTGGCCGGGACCGGCCTGATCGGCGGGGGGATCGCGCTCGCCATCGCGGTCACCACGGTGCTGGTCGTGCTGGTGGTGGCGATCCGGTACGGCCGGATCATCTCGAACATCATGTCGGCCAAGGATCCGGAGGCGCTGCTGCTCGGCGTTCTCGGCCTGACCCTGCTGGTCGCCGGCGTCGCCGCGAAGCTCCAGGTGTCGGCCGCGGTCGGCGCGTTCCTGGTCGGCATCGCGATCTCCGGGCCGGTGGCGCACCACGCCAGCGAGCTGCTGACCCCGCTGCGCGACCTGTTCGCCGCGGTGTTCTTCCTCTTCTTCGGGCTGGTCACCGACCCGCGGGACATCCCGCCGGTGCTGCTGCCGGCACTAGCGCTGGCCGTGATCACGATGGGGACGAAGACGCTGACGGGCTACCTCGCCGCCCGGCGGGCCGGCATCGCCGAGCCCGGCCGCTGGCGCGCCGGTCTCGCCCTGGTGCCCCGTGGGGAGTTCTCCATCGTCATCGCCGGTCTGGCGGTGGCGGCCGGAAGCGTCGAGCCGCGGTTGGCCGCGCTCGCCACGGCGTACGTGTTGATCACGGTCGTGACCGGGCCGATGCTGGCACGGGTTCCCGATCTCGCCTGGTTCAAGGGCTGGCT
This region includes:
- a CDS encoding cation:proton antiporter → MHETTSLLVEVGALLFLLGLLGRLSRRIGLSPIPLYLLAGLVFGHGGVFEFKASEEFFAIGAEIGVILLLVMLGLEYSAGELVGNLRAAAPAGLIDGVLNALPGAAFALLLGWDWVAAIVLAGITWVSSSGVIAKVIADLGRLGNRETPVVLSVLVIEDLAMAFYLPLLTAVLAGTGLIGGGIALAIAVTTVLVVLVVAIRYGRIISNIMSAKDPEALLLGVLGLTLLVAGVAAKLQVSAAVGAFLVGIAISGPVAHHASELLTPLRDLFAAVFFLFFGLVTDPRDIPPVLLPALALAVITMGTKTLTGYLAARRAGIAEPGRWRAGLALVPRGEFSIVIAGLAVAAGSVEPRLAALATAYVLITVVTGPMLARVPDLAWFKGWLRRRAAAQRAQPAPVAD